A window from Leptolyngbyaceae cyanobacterium encodes these proteins:
- a CDS encoding sucrose synthase: MSELIQAVLDSQEKSDLRQFFSQLRQQEKPYLLRNDILHEFSEYCKNQQKPENFINSSHLGKLIYYTQEVIREDGNLYLVIRPKIASQEVYRLTEDLAIDPITVQELLDLRDRFVNHFHPNEGDILELDFGPFYDYSPTMRDPKNIGKGVQFLNRYLSSKLLQEPGQWQEALFSFLRLHTYNGNQLLINERIQSQQQLSDRVKNAIAFLNNRPQNQAYQEFRYDLETMGFAPGWGNTANRVQETLGMLDELIDSPDNQTLEAFLSRIPMIFKIVLVSSHGWFAQEGVLGRPDTGGQVVYVLDQAKSLEKQLQEDIFLAGLNVLNIQPKVIILTRLIPNSDGTRCNQRLEKVHGTDDAWILRVPFREFNPNITNNWISRFEIWPYLETYAIDSEKEILAEFQGKPDLIVGNYSDGNLVAFLLARRLKVTQCNIAHALEKSKYLFSNLYWQESEETYHFSLHFTADLLAMNAANFIMTSTYQEIVGNPDSVGQYESYKCFSMPDLYHVVNGIELFSPKFNVVPPGVNENVYFPYTRHEERIPSDRDRLEEMLFTLEDPAHIFGKLDDSSKRPLFSMARLDRIKNITGLAECFGKSQALQERCNLILVAGKLRVEESTDREEISEIEKLYSIIDQYNLHGKIRWLGVRLPKNDSGEIYRIIADRQGIFVQPALFEAFGLTILESMISGLPTFATQFGGPLEIIQDKVNGFYINPTNLEETADKILDFVSKCDQNPDYWHEIAQKGIDRVYSTYTWKIHTTKLLSLARIYGFWNFTSKEKREDLLRYIESLFYLLFKPRAQRLLEKHMQS, translated from the coding sequence ATGTCCGAACTGATTCAAGCTGTTCTTGATAGCCAAGAAAAAAGCGATCTTCGCCAATTTTTCAGCCAGTTACGGCAGCAGGAAAAGCCTTACCTTTTGCGTAACGACATTCTGCATGAGTTTTCGGAATACTGCAAAAATCAGCAAAAACCGGAAAATTTTATTAATTCTTCTCATTTGGGCAAACTGATTTATTACACTCAGGAAGTTATTCGAGAAGATGGGAATTTATATCTAGTAATTCGGCCAAAGATTGCTTCCCAAGAAGTTTACCGTTTAACGGAAGATTTGGCGATCGATCCGATTACGGTACAAGAGTTGTTAGATTTGCGCGATCGTTTTGTCAATCACTTTCATCCTAACGAAGGCGACATTTTAGAACTAGATTTCGGGCCGTTTTACGATTACTCTCCTACGATGCGCGACCCGAAAAATATCGGCAAAGGTGTACAATTTCTCAACCGATATTTGTCGAGTAAATTGTTGCAAGAACCGGGACAATGGCAGGAAGCTTTATTTAGTTTTTTGCGGCTTCATACTTACAACGGTAATCAATTGTTGATTAACGAGAGAATCCAATCTCAACAGCAATTATCTGACCGGGTGAAAAACGCGATCGCATTTCTGAACAACCGACCTCAAAACCAAGCATACCAAGAGTTTCGCTACGATTTGGAAACGATGGGTTTTGCACCGGGTTGGGGTAACACCGCCAATAGAGTTCAAGAAACTCTGGGAATGCTAGATGAACTAATCGACTCTCCAGATAATCAAACTCTGGAAGCCTTTCTTTCTCGCATTCCAATGATTTTTAAGATCGTTTTGGTATCTTCTCATGGTTGGTTTGCACAAGAGGGAGTGTTGGGAAGACCCGATACAGGCGGTCAAGTAGTTTACGTTCTCGACCAAGCAAAAAGTTTAGAAAAGCAACTGCAAGAAGATATCTTTTTAGCTGGGTTAAATGTTCTCAATATCCAGCCAAAAGTGATTATTCTCACTCGCTTAATTCCGAATAGCGATGGAACTCGTTGTAATCAACGTTTGGAGAAAGTTCACGGGACAGATGATGCTTGGATTTTGCGCGTACCTTTCCGAGAATTCAATCCCAATATAACTAATAATTGGATTTCTCGATTTGAAATTTGGCCATATCTGGAAACTTATGCCATTGATTCGGAAAAAGAAATTTTGGCAGAATTTCAAGGTAAACCAGATTTGATTGTCGGTAACTATTCCGATGGTAATTTAGTCGCCTTTCTCTTAGCGCGTCGTCTTAAGGTTACTCAATGTAATATCGCCCACGCTTTGGAAAAATCTAAATACTTGTTTAGTAACTTGTACTGGCAAGAATCAGAAGAAACATATCATTTTTCTTTACATTTTACAGCCGATTTGCTAGCCATGAATGCTGCTAACTTTATCATGACCAGCACTTATCAAGAAATCGTGGGAAATCCCGATAGCGTAGGACAATACGAATCTTATAAGTGTTTTTCGATGCCCGATTTGTATCACGTTGTTAATGGAATTGAGTTATTCAGTCCTAAGTTTAACGTAGTACCGCCGGGGGTAAACGAGAATGTTTACTTTCCCTACACACGCCATGAAGAACGCATTCCCAGCGATCGCGATCGTTTAGAGGAAATGTTGTTTACTTTAGAAGATCCAGCACATATTTTTGGTAAATTAGACGATTCCAGCAAGCGTCCCCTTTTCTCAATGGCGCGTCTCGATCGCATTAAAAATATCACTGGTTTAGCAGAATGTTTTGGCAAAAGTCAAGCACTTCAAGAACGTTGTAACTTAATTTTAGTTGCTGGAAAATTGCGGGTGGAAGAATCAACGGATCGGGAAGAAATTAGCGAAATTGAAAAGCTTTACAGTATCATCGATCAGTACAATTTACATGGCAAAATTCGCTGGTTAGGGGTGCGTTTACCTAAAAATGATTCTGGCGAAATTTATCGCATTATAGCCGATCGCCAAGGTATTTTTGTTCAACCTGCTTTATTTGAAGCTTTTGGTTTGACAATTTTGGAATCAATGATTTCTGGATTACCTACTTTTGCAACTCAATTTGGTGGCCCATTAGAGATTATTCAGGATAAAGTGAATGGCTTTTACATTAACCCCACAAATTTAGAAGAAACTGCCGATAAAATTCTCGATTTTGTTTCTAAATGCGATCAAAATCCTGATTATTGGCATGAAATTGCTCAGAAAGGAATTGACAGGGTGTACAGTACATATACGTGGAAAATTCATACCACTAAGTTGCTATCTTTGGCGCGGATTTATGGTTTTTGGAATTTTACTTCCAAGGAAAAACGGGAAGATTTGTTGCGCTACATTGAATCTTTGTTCTATTTGTTGTTTAAGCCAAGGGCGCAACGTTTGTTAGAAAAGCATATGCAAAGTTAA